A stretch of the Pan troglodytes isolate AG18354 chromosome 20, NHGRI_mPanTro3-v2.0_pri, whole genome shotgun sequence genome encodes the following:
- the VASP gene encoding vasodilator-stimulated phosphoprotein isoform X5 yields the protein MSETVICSSRATVMLYDDGNKRWLPAGTGPQAFSRVQIYHNPTANSFRVVGRKMQPDQQVVINCAIVRGVRYNQATPNFHQWRDARQVWGLNFGSKEDAAQFAAGMASALEALEGGPPAPPAGGPPPPPGPPPPPGPPPPPGLPPSGVPAAAHGAGGGPPPAPPLPAAQGLGGGGAGAPGLAAAIAGAKLRKVSKQEEASGGPTAPKAESGRSGGGGLMEEMNAMLARRRKATQVGEKTPKDESANQEEPEARVPAQSESVRRPWEKNSTTLPRMKSSSSVTTSETQPCTPSSSDYSDLQRVKQELLEEVKKELQKVKEEIIEAFVQELRKRGSP from the exons ATGAG CGAGACGGTCATCTGTTCCAGCCGGGCCACTGTGATGCTTTATGATGATGGCAACAAGCGATGGCTCCCTGCTGGCACGGGTCCCCAGGCCTTCAGCCGCGTCCAGATCTACCACAACCCCACGGCCAATTCCTTTCGCGTCGTGGGCCGGAAGATGCAGCCCGACCAGCAG GTGGTCATCAACTGTGCCATCGTCCGGGGTGTCAGGTATAACCAGGCCACCCCCAACTTCCATCAGTGGCGCGACGCTCGCCAGGTCTGGGGCCTCAACTTCGGCAGCAAGGAGGATGCGGCCCAGTTTGCCGCCGGCATGGCCAGTGCCCTAGAGGCGTTGGAAG GAGGCCCACCTGCTCCCCCCGCTGGGGGTCCACCCCCACCACCAGGACCTCCCCCTCCTCCAGgtccgcccccacccccaggttTGCCCCCCTCGGGGGTCCCAGCTGCAGCGCATGGAGCAGGGGGAGGACCACCCCCTGCACCCCCTCTCCCGGCAGCACAGGGCCTTGGTGGTGGGGGAGCTGGAGCCCCAGGCCTGGCCGCAGCTATTGCTGGAGCCAAACTCAGGAAAGTCAGCAAG CAGGAGGAGGCCTCAGGGGGGCCCACAGCCCCCAAAGCTGAGAGTGGTCGAAGCGGAGGTGGGGGACTCATGGAAGAGATGAACGCCATGCTGGCCCGGAG AAGGAAAGCCACGCAGGTTGGGGAGAAAACCCCCAAGGATGAATCTGCCAAT CAGGAGGAGCCAGAGGCCAGAGTCCCGGCCCAGAGTG AATCTGTGCGGAGACCCTGGGAAAAGAACAGCACAACCTTGCCAAG GATGAAGTCGTCTTCTTCGGTGACCACTTCCGAGACCCAACCCTGCACGCCCAGCTCCAGTGATTACTCGGACCTACAGAGGGTGAAACAG GAGCTTCTGGAAGAGGTGAAGAAGGAATTGCAGAAAGTGAAAGAGGAAATCATTGAAG CCTTCGTCCAGGAGCTGAGGAAGCGGGGTTCTCCCTGA
- the VASP gene encoding vasodilator-stimulated phosphoprotein isoform X7: protein MSETVICSSRATVMLYDDGNKRWLPAGTGPQAFSRVQIYHNPTANSFRVVGRKMQPDQQVVINCAIVRGVRYNQATPNFHQWRDARQVWGLNFGSKEDAAQFAAGMASALEALEGGPPAPPAGGPPPPPGPPPPPGPPPPPGLPPSGVPAAAHGAGGGPPPAPPLPAAQGLGGGGAGAPGLAAAIAGAKLRKVSKQEEASGGPTAPKAESGRSGGGGLMEEMNAMLARRRKATQVGEKTPKDESANEEPEARVPAQSESVRRPWEKNSTTLPRMKSSSSVTTSETQPCTPSSSDYSDLQRVKQELLEEVKKELQKVKEEIIEAFVQELRKRGSP, encoded by the exons ATGAG CGAGACGGTCATCTGTTCCAGCCGGGCCACTGTGATGCTTTATGATGATGGCAACAAGCGATGGCTCCCTGCTGGCACGGGTCCCCAGGCCTTCAGCCGCGTCCAGATCTACCACAACCCCACGGCCAATTCCTTTCGCGTCGTGGGCCGGAAGATGCAGCCCGACCAGCAG GTGGTCATCAACTGTGCCATCGTCCGGGGTGTCAGGTATAACCAGGCCACCCCCAACTTCCATCAGTGGCGCGACGCTCGCCAGGTCTGGGGCCTCAACTTCGGCAGCAAGGAGGATGCGGCCCAGTTTGCCGCCGGCATGGCCAGTGCCCTAGAGGCGTTGGAAG GAGGCCCACCTGCTCCCCCCGCTGGGGGTCCACCCCCACCACCAGGACCTCCCCCTCCTCCAGgtccgcccccacccccaggttTGCCCCCCTCGGGGGTCCCAGCTGCAGCGCATGGAGCAGGGGGAGGACCACCCCCTGCACCCCCTCTCCCGGCAGCACAGGGCCTTGGTGGTGGGGGAGCTGGAGCCCCAGGCCTGGCCGCAGCTATTGCTGGAGCCAAACTCAGGAAAGTCAGCAAG CAGGAGGAGGCCTCAGGGGGGCCCACAGCCCCCAAAGCTGAGAGTGGTCGAAGCGGAGGTGGGGGACTCATGGAAGAGATGAACGCCATGCTGGCCCGGAG AAGGAAAGCCACGCAGGTTGGGGAGAAAACCCCCAAGGATGAATCTGCCAAT GAGGAGCCAGAGGCCAGAGTCCCGGCCCAGAGTG AATCTGTGCGGAGACCCTGGGAAAAGAACAGCACAACCTTGCCAAG GATGAAGTCGTCTTCTTCGGTGACCACTTCCGAGACCCAACCCTGCACGCCCAGCTCCAGTGATTACTCGGACCTACAGAGGGTGAAACAG GAGCTTCTGGAAGAGGTGAAGAAGGAATTGCAGAAAGTGAAAGAGGAAATCATTGAAG CCTTCGTCCAGGAGCTGAGGAAGCGGGGTTCTCCCTGA
- the VASP gene encoding vasodilator-stimulated phosphoprotein isoform X6, with product MSETVICSSRATVMLYDDGNKRWLPAGTGPQAFSRVQIYHNPTANSFRVVGRKMQPDQQVVINCAIVRGVRYNQATPNFHQWRDARQVWGLNFGSKEDAAQFAAGMASALEALEGGPPAPPAGGPPPPPGPPPPPGPPPPPGLPPSGVPAAAHGAGGGPPPAPPLPAAQGLGGGGAGAPGLAAAIAGAKLRKVSKEEASGGPTAPKAESGRSGGGGLMEEMNAMLARRRKATQVGEKTPKDESANQEEPEARVPAQSESVRRPWEKNSTTLPRMKSSSSVTTSETQPCTPSSSDYSDLQRVKQELLEEVKKELQKVKEEIIEAFVQELRKRGSP from the exons ATGAG CGAGACGGTCATCTGTTCCAGCCGGGCCACTGTGATGCTTTATGATGATGGCAACAAGCGATGGCTCCCTGCTGGCACGGGTCCCCAGGCCTTCAGCCGCGTCCAGATCTACCACAACCCCACGGCCAATTCCTTTCGCGTCGTGGGCCGGAAGATGCAGCCCGACCAGCAG GTGGTCATCAACTGTGCCATCGTCCGGGGTGTCAGGTATAACCAGGCCACCCCCAACTTCCATCAGTGGCGCGACGCTCGCCAGGTCTGGGGCCTCAACTTCGGCAGCAAGGAGGATGCGGCCCAGTTTGCCGCCGGCATGGCCAGTGCCCTAGAGGCGTTGGAAG GAGGCCCACCTGCTCCCCCCGCTGGGGGTCCACCCCCACCACCAGGACCTCCCCCTCCTCCAGgtccgcccccacccccaggttTGCCCCCCTCGGGGGTCCCAGCTGCAGCGCATGGAGCAGGGGGAGGACCACCCCCTGCACCCCCTCTCCCGGCAGCACAGGGCCTTGGTGGTGGGGGAGCTGGAGCCCCAGGCCTGGCCGCAGCTATTGCTGGAGCCAAACTCAGGAAAGTCAGCAAG GAGGAGGCCTCAGGGGGGCCCACAGCCCCCAAAGCTGAGAGTGGTCGAAGCGGAGGTGGGGGACTCATGGAAGAGATGAACGCCATGCTGGCCCGGAG AAGGAAAGCCACGCAGGTTGGGGAGAAAACCCCCAAGGATGAATCTGCCAAT CAGGAGGAGCCAGAGGCCAGAGTCCCGGCCCAGAGTG AATCTGTGCGGAGACCCTGGGAAAAGAACAGCACAACCTTGCCAAG GATGAAGTCGTCTTCTTCGGTGACCACTTCCGAGACCCAACCCTGCACGCCCAGCTCCAGTGATTACTCGGACCTACAGAGGGTGAAACAG GAGCTTCTGGAAGAGGTGAAGAAGGAATTGCAGAAAGTGAAAGAGGAAATCATTGAAG CCTTCGTCCAGGAGCTGAGGAAGCGGGGTTCTCCCTGA
- the VASP gene encoding vasodilator-stimulated phosphoprotein isoform X4, which yields MSETVICSSRATVMLYDDGNKRWLPAGTGPQAFSRVQIYHNPTANSFRVVGRKMQPDQQVVINCAIVRGVRYNQATPNFHQWRDARQVWGLNFGSKEDAAQFAAGMASALEALEGGGPPPPPALPTWSVPNGPSPEEVEQQKRQQPGPSEHIERRVSNAGGPPAPPAGGPPPPPGPPPPPGPPPPPGLPPSGVPAAAHGAGGGPPPAPPLPAAQGLGGGGAGAPGLAAAIAGAKLRKVSKEEASGGPTAPKAESGRSGGGGLMEEMNAMLARRRKATQVGEKTPKDESANEEPEARVPAQSESVRRPWEKNSTTLPRMKSSSSVTTSETQPCTPSSSDYSDLQRVKQELLEEVKKELQKVKEEIIEAFVQELRKRGSP from the exons ATGAG CGAGACGGTCATCTGTTCCAGCCGGGCCACTGTGATGCTTTATGATGATGGCAACAAGCGATGGCTCCCTGCTGGCACGGGTCCCCAGGCCTTCAGCCGCGTCCAGATCTACCACAACCCCACGGCCAATTCCTTTCGCGTCGTGGGCCGGAAGATGCAGCCCGACCAGCAG GTGGTCATCAACTGTGCCATCGTCCGGGGTGTCAGGTATAACCAGGCCACCCCCAACTTCCATCAGTGGCGCGACGCTCGCCAGGTCTGGGGCCTCAACTTCGGCAGCAAGGAGGATGCGGCCCAGTTTGCCGCCGGCATGGCCAGTGCCCTAGAGGCGTTGGAAG GAGGTGggccccctccacccccagcacTTCCCACCTGGTCGGTCCCGAACGGCCCCTCCCCGGAGGAGGTGGAGCAGCAGAAAAG GCAGCAGCCCGGCCCGTCGGAGCACATAGAGCGCCGGGTCTCCAATGCAG GAGGCCCACCTGCTCCCCCCGCTGGGGGTCCACCCCCACCACCAGGACCTCCCCCTCCTCCAGgtccgcccccacccccaggttTGCCCCCCTCGGGGGTCCCAGCTGCAGCGCATGGAGCAGGGGGAGGACCACCCCCTGCACCCCCTCTCCCGGCAGCACAGGGCCTTGGTGGTGGGGGAGCTGGAGCCCCAGGCCTGGCCGCAGCTATTGCTGGAGCCAAACTCAGGAAAGTCAGCAAG GAGGAGGCCTCAGGGGGGCCCACAGCCCCCAAAGCTGAGAGTGGTCGAAGCGGAGGTGGGGGACTCATGGAAGAGATGAACGCCATGCTGGCCCGGAG AAGGAAAGCCACGCAGGTTGGGGAGAAAACCCCCAAGGATGAATCTGCCAAT GAGGAGCCAGAGGCCAGAGTCCCGGCCCAGAGTG AATCTGTGCGGAGACCCTGGGAAAAGAACAGCACAACCTTGCCAAG GATGAAGTCGTCTTCTTCGGTGACCACTTCCGAGACCCAACCCTGCACGCCCAGCTCCAGTGATTACTCGGACCTACAGAGGGTGAAACAG GAGCTTCTGGAAGAGGTGAAGAAGGAATTGCAGAAAGTGAAAGAGGAAATCATTGAAG CCTTCGTCCAGGAGCTGAGGAAGCGGGGTTCTCCCTGA
- the VASP gene encoding vasodilator-stimulated phosphoprotein isoform X1 — MSETVICSSRATVMLYDDGNKRWLPAGTGPQAFSRVQIYHNPTANSFRVVGRKMQPDQQVVINCAIVRGVRYNQATPNFHQWRDARQVWGLNFGSKEDAAQFAAGMASALEALEGGGPPPPPALPTWSVPNGPSPEEVEQQKRQQPGPSEHIERRVSNAGGPPAPPAGGPPPPPGPPPPPGPPPPPGLPPSGVPAAAHGAGGGPPPAPPLPAAQGLGGGGAGAPGLAAAIAGAKLRKVSKQEEASGGPTAPKAESGRSGGGGLMEEMNAMLARRRKATQVGEKTPKDESANQEEPEARVPAQSESVRRPWEKNSTTLPRMKSSSSVTTSETQPCTPSSSDYSDLQRVKQELLEEVKKELQKVKEEIIEAFVQELRKRGSP; from the exons ATGAG CGAGACGGTCATCTGTTCCAGCCGGGCCACTGTGATGCTTTATGATGATGGCAACAAGCGATGGCTCCCTGCTGGCACGGGTCCCCAGGCCTTCAGCCGCGTCCAGATCTACCACAACCCCACGGCCAATTCCTTTCGCGTCGTGGGCCGGAAGATGCAGCCCGACCAGCAG GTGGTCATCAACTGTGCCATCGTCCGGGGTGTCAGGTATAACCAGGCCACCCCCAACTTCCATCAGTGGCGCGACGCTCGCCAGGTCTGGGGCCTCAACTTCGGCAGCAAGGAGGATGCGGCCCAGTTTGCCGCCGGCATGGCCAGTGCCCTAGAGGCGTTGGAAG GAGGTGggccccctccacccccagcacTTCCCACCTGGTCGGTCCCGAACGGCCCCTCCCCGGAGGAGGTGGAGCAGCAGAAAAG GCAGCAGCCCGGCCCGTCGGAGCACATAGAGCGCCGGGTCTCCAATGCAG GAGGCCCACCTGCTCCCCCCGCTGGGGGTCCACCCCCACCACCAGGACCTCCCCCTCCTCCAGgtccgcccccacccccaggttTGCCCCCCTCGGGGGTCCCAGCTGCAGCGCATGGAGCAGGGGGAGGACCACCCCCTGCACCCCCTCTCCCGGCAGCACAGGGCCTTGGTGGTGGGGGAGCTGGAGCCCCAGGCCTGGCCGCAGCTATTGCTGGAGCCAAACTCAGGAAAGTCAGCAAG CAGGAGGAGGCCTCAGGGGGGCCCACAGCCCCCAAAGCTGAGAGTGGTCGAAGCGGAGGTGGGGGACTCATGGAAGAGATGAACGCCATGCTGGCCCGGAG AAGGAAAGCCACGCAGGTTGGGGAGAAAACCCCCAAGGATGAATCTGCCAAT CAGGAGGAGCCAGAGGCCAGAGTCCCGGCCCAGAGTG AATCTGTGCGGAGACCCTGGGAAAAGAACAGCACAACCTTGCCAAG GATGAAGTCGTCTTCTTCGGTGACCACTTCCGAGACCCAACCCTGCACGCCCAGCTCCAGTGATTACTCGGACCTACAGAGGGTGAAACAG GAGCTTCTGGAAGAGGTGAAGAAGGAATTGCAGAAAGTGAAAGAGGAAATCATTGAAG CCTTCGTCCAGGAGCTGAGGAAGCGGGGTTCTCCCTGA
- the VASP gene encoding vasodilator-stimulated phosphoprotein isoform X3, producing MSETVICSSRATVMLYDDGNKRWLPAGTGPQAFSRVQIYHNPTANSFRVVGRKMQPDQQVVINCAIVRGVRYNQATPNFHQWRDARQVWGLNFGSKEDAAQFAAGMASALEALEGGGPPPPPALPTWSVPNGPSPEEVEQQKRQQPGPSEHIERRVSNAGGPPAPPAGGPPPPPGPPPPPGPPPPPGLPPSGVPAAAHGAGGGPPPAPPLPAAQGLGGGGAGAPGLAAAIAGAKLRKVSKQEEASGGPTAPKAESGRSGGGGLMEEMNAMLARRRKATQVGEKTPKDESANEEPEARVPAQSESVRRPWEKNSTTLPRMKSSSSVTTSETQPCTPSSSDYSDLQRVKQELLEEVKKELQKVKEEIIEAFVQELRKRGSP from the exons ATGAG CGAGACGGTCATCTGTTCCAGCCGGGCCACTGTGATGCTTTATGATGATGGCAACAAGCGATGGCTCCCTGCTGGCACGGGTCCCCAGGCCTTCAGCCGCGTCCAGATCTACCACAACCCCACGGCCAATTCCTTTCGCGTCGTGGGCCGGAAGATGCAGCCCGACCAGCAG GTGGTCATCAACTGTGCCATCGTCCGGGGTGTCAGGTATAACCAGGCCACCCCCAACTTCCATCAGTGGCGCGACGCTCGCCAGGTCTGGGGCCTCAACTTCGGCAGCAAGGAGGATGCGGCCCAGTTTGCCGCCGGCATGGCCAGTGCCCTAGAGGCGTTGGAAG GAGGTGggccccctccacccccagcacTTCCCACCTGGTCGGTCCCGAACGGCCCCTCCCCGGAGGAGGTGGAGCAGCAGAAAAG GCAGCAGCCCGGCCCGTCGGAGCACATAGAGCGCCGGGTCTCCAATGCAG GAGGCCCACCTGCTCCCCCCGCTGGGGGTCCACCCCCACCACCAGGACCTCCCCCTCCTCCAGgtccgcccccacccccaggttTGCCCCCCTCGGGGGTCCCAGCTGCAGCGCATGGAGCAGGGGGAGGACCACCCCCTGCACCCCCTCTCCCGGCAGCACAGGGCCTTGGTGGTGGGGGAGCTGGAGCCCCAGGCCTGGCCGCAGCTATTGCTGGAGCCAAACTCAGGAAAGTCAGCAAG CAGGAGGAGGCCTCAGGGGGGCCCACAGCCCCCAAAGCTGAGAGTGGTCGAAGCGGAGGTGGGGGACTCATGGAAGAGATGAACGCCATGCTGGCCCGGAG AAGGAAAGCCACGCAGGTTGGGGAGAAAACCCCCAAGGATGAATCTGCCAAT GAGGAGCCAGAGGCCAGAGTCCCGGCCCAGAGTG AATCTGTGCGGAGACCCTGGGAAAAGAACAGCACAACCTTGCCAAG GATGAAGTCGTCTTCTTCGGTGACCACTTCCGAGACCCAACCCTGCACGCCCAGCTCCAGTGATTACTCGGACCTACAGAGGGTGAAACAG GAGCTTCTGGAAGAGGTGAAGAAGGAATTGCAGAAAGTGAAAGAGGAAATCATTGAAG CCTTCGTCCAGGAGCTGAGGAAGCGGGGTTCTCCCTGA
- the VASP gene encoding vasodilator-stimulated phosphoprotein isoform X2, producing MSETVICSSRATVMLYDDGNKRWLPAGTGPQAFSRVQIYHNPTANSFRVVGRKMQPDQQVVINCAIVRGVRYNQATPNFHQWRDARQVWGLNFGSKEDAAQFAAGMASALEALEGGGPPPPPALPTWSVPNGPSPEEVEQQKRQQPGPSEHIERRVSNAGGPPAPPAGGPPPPPGPPPPPGPPPPPGLPPSGVPAAAHGAGGGPPPAPPLPAAQGLGGGGAGAPGLAAAIAGAKLRKVSKEEASGGPTAPKAESGRSGGGGLMEEMNAMLARRRKATQVGEKTPKDESANQEEPEARVPAQSESVRRPWEKNSTTLPRMKSSSSVTTSETQPCTPSSSDYSDLQRVKQELLEEVKKELQKVKEEIIEAFVQELRKRGSP from the exons ATGAG CGAGACGGTCATCTGTTCCAGCCGGGCCACTGTGATGCTTTATGATGATGGCAACAAGCGATGGCTCCCTGCTGGCACGGGTCCCCAGGCCTTCAGCCGCGTCCAGATCTACCACAACCCCACGGCCAATTCCTTTCGCGTCGTGGGCCGGAAGATGCAGCCCGACCAGCAG GTGGTCATCAACTGTGCCATCGTCCGGGGTGTCAGGTATAACCAGGCCACCCCCAACTTCCATCAGTGGCGCGACGCTCGCCAGGTCTGGGGCCTCAACTTCGGCAGCAAGGAGGATGCGGCCCAGTTTGCCGCCGGCATGGCCAGTGCCCTAGAGGCGTTGGAAG GAGGTGggccccctccacccccagcacTTCCCACCTGGTCGGTCCCGAACGGCCCCTCCCCGGAGGAGGTGGAGCAGCAGAAAAG GCAGCAGCCCGGCCCGTCGGAGCACATAGAGCGCCGGGTCTCCAATGCAG GAGGCCCACCTGCTCCCCCCGCTGGGGGTCCACCCCCACCACCAGGACCTCCCCCTCCTCCAGgtccgcccccacccccaggttTGCCCCCCTCGGGGGTCCCAGCTGCAGCGCATGGAGCAGGGGGAGGACCACCCCCTGCACCCCCTCTCCCGGCAGCACAGGGCCTTGGTGGTGGGGGAGCTGGAGCCCCAGGCCTGGCCGCAGCTATTGCTGGAGCCAAACTCAGGAAAGTCAGCAAG GAGGAGGCCTCAGGGGGGCCCACAGCCCCCAAAGCTGAGAGTGGTCGAAGCGGAGGTGGGGGACTCATGGAAGAGATGAACGCCATGCTGGCCCGGAG AAGGAAAGCCACGCAGGTTGGGGAGAAAACCCCCAAGGATGAATCTGCCAAT CAGGAGGAGCCAGAGGCCAGAGTCCCGGCCCAGAGTG AATCTGTGCGGAGACCCTGGGAAAAGAACAGCACAACCTTGCCAAG GATGAAGTCGTCTTCTTCGGTGACCACTTCCGAGACCCAACCCTGCACGCCCAGCTCCAGTGATTACTCGGACCTACAGAGGGTGAAACAG GAGCTTCTGGAAGAGGTGAAGAAGGAATTGCAGAAAGTGAAAGAGGAAATCATTGAAG CCTTCGTCCAGGAGCTGAGGAAGCGGGGTTCTCCCTGA